actcgactcggctcaACTTGACCGTTTGCAGCCATTGAGAAAGAATCAATATTAGAACATTCAGTGCGAAAAATGTAGGAATTATACTACTTTAACTCCACTGGGTCGTTTCCCTTCCATGGCATCTTTCTTGTTACGACAATCAGAACCAAGGAAAGGCCCTTGCCAAGGCTTTGAGCTAGAGAGATTATGGAACCAGCATGACATGAAAAGGCCAACTCATGTTGTTGTCTGACCATTGGAGTCATCATTTCCTAATCTGCACGCTATACAAGAAAGAACTTGAAAAACTTTCTTAAATGCAACTAATGCCTGTTTCTGCAACTGATATTTTTTGGTAATTACTAGTCATGAAAAAAAGCATGCAAGTCAACTTGGAATATGATTTATATTTCCAATCTGTGGTAGAGGTAGACAACTTTTGACAGTTGAAACTGTGTGATCGTGTACCCGAAAATCACATAGTAATTTTCTATTAGATGAATCAACGGTGATTTCGTGCAATTGAGTCCAAATCCTGGGAAGCCACAATAGGATTCTTGCAGACCTTGAATGTAGAATGGATATTTTATGCTTATATTTCCACAAGATTTTCGAACACATGCTTCATACTGGAAATGAGCAGCAGACGATTTTTCTTCGAGAAAGACGAAAAGGAATATGAAAATCTGTGGAAACAATATGGGAATGGCTGACTGCATTCGGTTAAATATCTTGATAGATAGAGTATATTTTGTATATGTCCCCTAAGCAATGAGAAGTGGGGAGAGCAAGCAATGGTGCATGCGTTTTTGTGTCTGAGGAATTGATTTTATAATCCTACATAGCACTCAAGAACATCCCTCCGTTTTGGAGACTTTTTTAGTGAGAAAACTTGAACCCAAGATCTCTGAATTATAAACTCCCCGTTTTTCAATCGAGACTACCATGTTTCTCATAATTTAGCCAGTTCTATCCTTCCTTAGCCTTGCGTccaaaagaagaagaggaaagggaaaaaaggaagagaCGTATGTGATGAATAAGATTATTTTTCTTAGTTCTCTATCTATTGCAGGAAACACAActaacaaatttccaagaaaaaaCTCAGAGGAAGACCATTAGTTTCCCCTCTCCCATACCATGTTTATGGCTTGGCAAAATCCTCGAGTCTTTGGGGATTTGGTTGCTATCCAACGTTTTCATCATCAAAAGAAATTCAGAATCTGTCAATGCCTGTACAGCGGGTTGTCAAATATCTAGTATGAATAATGACGTTCCAAGAAAGCTTAATGTAGATACTAAATTAATTGACCAACCAATAAAAATATCGATCAATAAAGAATCGGGATTCGAAAATTCAGTGCAAAAAATGAAGGAATTATACTACTTTAACTCCACTGGGCCGTTTCCCTTCCATGGCATCCTTCTTATTACGACAATCAGAACAAAGGAAAGGCCCTTGCCAAGGCTTTGAGCTTGTGGAGAATATGGAACCAGCATGAACTGATATGCCTTCACTTGGAGCAAGATCAGTCTGGCAAACAGCACATATGAAAAGGCCAACTGTTGTCTGACCACTGGAGTCATCATTTCCTAATCTGCAAAGTATACAAGAAAGAACATGAAAAACTTTCTTTTATGCGACTGATGTCTGTTCCTGCAACTGATATCTAGTGATCATTACAAGTCATGCAAAAAGAGAATGCATGTTGACACGGTGAATGTGATTTTATAAATTACCAAATGCATCGGAACCATGTAATACTATAACCAGGTGTTTTCCTGGTTGATTGATATGAACTTTGGGAGCTGATATTTCCTGAACTTAGTCAGTGGAAGTTCAATGAAAGTAATACTTAATAAACACTATCTCTAATTTTTTGTGAATCCACTCTATCACCAGCTGTCTAAGGAAATATTTCTGAGGGTTACCATTGTTCTGAACCATGAACATCACTCTATCCAGTATAATATGTCTCGCAAATTGCAGAAATCAACTGATTAAGAGTACCTTCAAGTCTCCTTGAAGAAAATGACTAGTTAACTAAGAAGTCAAGTGTTCTGCCCAATCCTGTCGTGATCCCCCTAATACTGATGACCTCCCAAGTTGAGATGAATATGAACAAGATTAAGAACACCCAGAAGGTTTGGTCTCATTCTATACCACTACCACTCATTAACTATTCAATCTCATGTAGTTCTGCAGATGCAGTAGCAGGTTAACAGTTCAAAgtaaaacaaattaaagaaaattattTGCCAGGTGAAGTCTAAAATTTCAATGCTGTAGAGTAGAGAAATCTAACCTTTCTGCAAGCATTGCTGACCCTTCTTCAAATAATTCTTCTACTATTCCTACAGCTGATAGCTTCTTTGATAGTCTGCTGGAAGAATCACGGAATATCTTTCTAAACAAAAATGCTTGGAATTTGTTATACTTCTTTGGTGGAGCGGGAGGTTGAACAGTGTTATCAGGAGGAATTATGTCAACCACTATACAAGTTGTGTCATCCTTAAGGCCGCGTGTCCTCAATGCTTCCTGAACAACATACAACAGCGCACTTTCAAAAAGTTCATTTGCTATCTAATTTCAGTGCCAGTCACGTCTTCCAGTTGTTTAGGTGTCATGTGGTTAGGTGCATGAAGGTCATGCATGCATATTCTCAATTTGCCGATAAATTACCTTAACCACTTGTCTTGCAGCAAGTTCTGCAGGCAATCCACGACATGATTTTGCTGCCACTTCTGAAGATAATGCATCCCAAATACCATCAGATGCAATTATCATCCTCCCACCTGCATTTGATAGCTGGACCAAGAGAACAGGAAGGTCAATAGCCAAGTCAGTCACACATTAAGCATCATCTAAACCAAGGAACTAACAAGTTATATAGCAGGGGGATAAAATGTAAGAGAGATAGTGAAACAGTGACGAGAAAAGAACAGAGTAAAATTGATTGAATGAGCATAGAAGAGGAAGCCAAAAACTGAGCAGATACCTTAACTTGTTTGACATGAGGTATTGGAACAATAAATTCCCCAACATCCATGTCTCCAATTGATCTTGAAAGGCATAAACCCCCTGGCCAACAACGAAGGGGACCTATCTGCGCACATGAAGTAAGCATGTAATTTCACAATCTGAAAACCAATTAAGAGGCAGCTGCTTCTGTGATCAAGCCCATTGGTAAGACCACTAGAAGCATAACCAGAAACAGAAAATTAAGGACTCTAAACAATCTACCTCAGATCCGCCAAAAATGCTCAGCCTTCCAACCTCACCTCCACTTGCTGTAACTCGTTCCCTTCTGTAATTAAAAGACACAGATTAACATCTGCCTAGAAGAAGATGAAACACTGGAGTTAAAAGTTAGGTATTTACTCCTCAACATTTTCTTCAAGTCTATGATCAACAGTCAGCGCTGTGACAGCACCACCCTGTGTATCCAAAACACACCGTGAATCACCAACGGATGCAACTGTCACAGTCCATCCATCAACTATAACAAATGTCGCTGTCGTTCCAGAAGTTTGGCCTGTTGAAAACAAGATAATAAAAAGAATTCATCTTCTTAAGACCATAACAATATGCTAGGTGGCTGGTAAATTGCTAC
The nucleotide sequence above comes from Coffea arabica cultivar ET-39 unplaced genomic scaffold, Coffea Arabica ET-39 HiFi ptg000200l, whole genome shotgun sequence. Encoded proteins:
- the LOC113719295 gene encoding probable protein phosphatase 2C 15, translating into MTRMGSREERHKHQHDLVPLAALLSRELRNEKMEKPAVRYGCATQSRKGEDYVLTKTDCQRVLGNPSTSFSVFAVFDGHNGNAAAIFSRDNLLNHILSAIPRGLGREEWLQALPRALVAGFVKTDKEFQSRGQTSGTTATFVIVDGWTVTVASVGDSRCVLDTQGGAVTALTVDHRLEENVEERERVTASGGEVGRLSIFGGSEIGPLRCWPGGLCLSRSIGDMDVGEFIVPIPHVKQVKLSNAGGRMIIASDGIWDALSSEVAAKSCRGLPAELAARQVVKEALRTRGLKDDTTCIVVDIIPPDNTVQPPAPPKKYNKFQAFLFRKIFRDSSSRLSKKLSAVGIVEELFEEGSAMLAERLGNDDSSGQTTVGLFICAVCQTDLAPSEGISVHAGSIFSTSSKPWQGPFLCSDCRNKKDAMEGKRPSGVKVV